A window from Acidimicrobiales bacterium encodes these proteins:
- a CDS encoding ABC transporter substrate-binding protein, which produces MRNRSTLGLLGAILTAASLLATACSDEASTRPEDDTPSDAATDVEQVAVPESIPAGTTLRVGDQLEYLQTILSLAGEDQDLGYEVEYSSFVGGPPMLQAFQGGAVDTGFVGSTPLIFAQAQGQDIVAVAGWASENGSYRLVTAPGEEEIQGWEDLAGRSVAYQRGTAAEAALLQALDAAGVDPADVTTVDVPLTQVGSALSGGSADSAISVEPLTSVYLASNPTAPVVDSADEITDRSSFLIASAATLADDAKTAALADYTARLVRAFTYLRANPDGVAQAVYVDQYGLTPERAAEIVEAQGVGSFIELPGDIEDQQQALADLFVAAGQVPEAVDVSAEFDVRFRDLVEEAQSG; this is translated from the coding sequence GTGCGGAACAGATCCACGCTGGGGCTCCTGGGGGCGATCCTGACGGCGGCGTCGTTGCTGGCGACGGCCTGCAGCGACGAGGCGTCGACGCGGCCCGAGGACGACACGCCGTCCGACGCCGCCACCGACGTCGAACAGGTCGCGGTGCCCGAGTCGATCCCCGCCGGCACCACGCTGCGCGTCGGCGACCAGCTCGAGTACCTCCAGACCATCCTGTCGCTGGCGGGGGAGGACCAGGACCTCGGCTACGAGGTCGAGTACTCGTCGTTCGTGGGCGGGCCGCCGATGCTGCAGGCGTTCCAGGGCGGGGCCGTCGACACCGGCTTCGTCGGCAGCACGCCGCTGATCTTCGCCCAGGCCCAGGGGCAGGACATCGTCGCCGTGGCCGGATGGGCCAGCGAGAACGGCTCCTACCGGCTGGTCACCGCACCCGGCGAGGAGGAGATCCAGGGCTGGGAGGACCTGGCGGGCAGGAGCGTCGCCTACCAGCGGGGCACCGCGGCCGAGGCGGCGCTGCTGCAGGCACTCGACGCGGCCGGCGTCGACCCGGCCGACGTGACCACCGTCGACGTGCCCCTCACCCAGGTCGGCTCGGCGCTGTCGGGCGGCTCCGCCGACTCCGCCATCTCGGTGGAGCCCCTCACCAGCGTCTACCTGGCGTCCAACCCGACGGCCCCGGTGGTCGACAGCGCCGACGAGATCACCGACCGGTCGTCGTTCCTCATCGCCAGCGCCGCCACGCTCGCCGACGACGCCAAGACCGCGGCGCTCGCCGACTACACGGCCCGGCTGGTGCGGGCCTTCACCTACCTGCGGGCGAACCCCGACGGGGTGGCGCAGGCGGTGTACGTCGACCAGTACGGCCTCACGCCGGAGCGGGCCGCCGAGATCGTGGAGGCCCAGGGCGTCGGCTCCTTCATCGAGCTCCCCGGCGACATCGAGGACCAGCAGCAGGCGCTCGCCGACCTGTTCGTCGCCGCCGGCCAGGTCCCCGAGGCGGTCGACGTGTCCGCCGAGTTCGACGTCCGCTTCCGCGACCTCGTCGAGGAGGCCCAGTCCGGATGA
- a CDS encoding TauD/TfdA family dioxygenase has protein sequence MTITEIDVELDVVPLSGTIGAVIRGLDVRHLDDATVAAVRRVWLERKVVFFPEQHLEPAEHLAFASRFGEPTEGHPVIPGLDGHPEVFQIDYTAARDLYSTYGDVSTRYRGIAWHTDVTFVPRPPLGSILRAVVVPEAGGDTLFSDQQAAYASLSPALQAFLETLTAVHDGRDQFKGILDLVGEGRWEGEKLLKLEPVEHPVVRTHPETGAKTLFVNPGFTSHIKELDRAESDALLAFLYTHAVKPEHTVRYHWSQGDIGFWDNRATQHAVVGDFGDEHRVIQRVTLRGDEPR, from the coding sequence GTGACCATCACCGAGATCGACGTCGAGCTCGACGTCGTCCCGCTGTCCGGCACGATCGGCGCGGTCATCCGCGGTCTCGACGTGCGCCACCTCGACGACGCGACCGTCGCCGCCGTCCGCCGGGTGTGGCTCGAGCGCAAGGTGGTGTTCTTCCCCGAGCAGCACCTGGAGCCGGCCGAGCACCTGGCGTTCGCCTCCCGCTTCGGCGAGCCGACCGAGGGGCACCCGGTCATCCCGGGCCTCGACGGCCACCCCGAGGTGTTCCAGATCGACTACACCGCGGCCCGCGACCTCTACTCCACCTACGGCGACGTCAGCACCCGCTACCGGGGCATCGCCTGGCACACCGACGTCACCTTCGTGCCGCGGCCGCCGCTCGGGTCGATCCTGCGGGCCGTCGTGGTGCCGGAGGCGGGCGGCGACACCCTGTTCTCCGACCAGCAGGCGGCGTACGCGTCGCTCAGCCCGGCGCTGCAGGCCTTCCTCGAGACACTCACCGCGGTGCACGACGGCCGCGACCAGTTCAAGGGCATCCTCGACCTCGTGGGCGAGGGCCGCTGGGAGGGCGAGAAGCTGCTGAAGCTGGAGCCGGTCGAGCACCCGGTCGTGCGCACGCACCCGGAGACCGGCGCCAAGACCCTGTTCGTGAACCCCGGCTTCACGTCGCACATCAAGGAGCTCGACCGGGCCGAGAGCGACGCGCTGCTCGCCTTCCTCTACACCCACGCGGTGAAGCCGGAGCACACGGTGCGCTACCACTGGAGCCAGGGCGACATCGGCTTCTGGGACAACCGGGCCACGCAGCACGCGGTCGTCGGCGACTTCGGCGACGAGCACCGGGTGATCCAGCGGGTGACCCTCCGGGGCGACGAACCCCGCTGA
- a CDS encoding cytochrome c biogenesis protein CcdA: MIASLGPEGSFAWYLTIGMVATVNPCGFAMLPAYLSYFMGLDSSADDALHDAGLRRAARVALAVSAGFLAVFAVAGTLVKASSLPVYEYAPWISVVIGVSLVALGVAMLAGWEPTLRWLPAPGGGTRNGQRERTVRAMFVFGVSYAVASIGCTLPTFLVAVSGTMERESFVDGVVVFGIYALGMGLVLTALTVSMALARTSVLRLLRSAQPYIHSISAALVTLAGVYVAYFGILEVRTDRADGPNVPSSGVVDVVTGWSQDVAETIRSIGAVEIGVAVAALLGLGLAWTARPRRDTEP, from the coding sequence GTGATCGCCTCGCTCGGCCCCGAGGGCTCCTTCGCCTGGTACCTGACGATCGGCATGGTGGCCACGGTGAACCCGTGCGGGTTCGCCATGCTGCCCGCCTACCTGTCGTACTTCATGGGCCTCGACAGCTCCGCCGACGACGCGCTGCACGACGCCGGCCTGCGCCGGGCGGCCCGTGTCGCCCTCGCCGTGTCGGCCGGCTTCCTGGCGGTGTTCGCCGTGGCAGGGACGCTGGTGAAGGCGTCGTCGCTGCCGGTCTACGAGTACGCGCCCTGGATCTCGGTGGTGATCGGCGTGAGCCTGGTCGCCCTCGGCGTCGCCATGCTCGCGGGCTGGGAGCCGACGCTCCGCTGGCTACCGGCACCGGGGGGCGGCACACGCAACGGCCAGCGGGAGCGCACCGTGCGGGCCATGTTCGTGTTCGGCGTGTCCTACGCCGTGGCCTCGATCGGCTGCACGCTGCCCACGTTCCTTGTCGCCGTGTCGGGGACGATGGAGCGCGAGTCGTTCGTCGACGGGGTGGTGGTGTTCGGCATCTACGCCCTGGGCATGGGCCTGGTGCTCACCGCGCTCACGGTGTCGATGGCGCTGGCCCGCACGTCGGTGCTGCGGCTGCTGCGCTCCGCCCAGCCCTACATCCACTCGATCTCGGCGGCGCTGGTGACGCTCGCCGGCGTGTACGTCGCCTACTTCGGGATCCTCGAGGTGCGCACCGACCGGGCCGACGGGCCGAACGTGCCGTCGTCGGGCGTGGTCGACGTGGTCACCGGCTGGTCGCAGGACGTCGCCGAGACGATCCGCTCGATCGGCGCCGTGGAGATCGGCGTCGCCGTCGCGGCCCTGCTGGGCCTCGGTCTCGCCTGGACCGCACGGCCCAGGCGAGACACGGAGCCCTGA
- a CDS encoding TlpA disulfide reductase family protein: MVSRRVPRPVLVGATVLVVAAVVALVAFRGEADDGPSPDEVRAVELGALGDGAPVRLGDLLTDGPVVVNFFAEWCQPCRQEMPAFERVHQERGDDVTIVGVSIDHQARRGLEVVDETGVTYPTYADPTGEVLALFEGTQMPTTVFVNPDGSVAATHMRELEADDLRAEIDELLA; this comes from the coding sequence ATGGTGTCCCGCCGGGTCCCCCGTCCGGTGTTGGTGGGCGCTACCGTGCTGGTGGTCGCCGCGGTGGTCGCGCTCGTGGCGTTCCGGGGCGAGGCCGACGACGGCCCGTCGCCCGACGAGGTGCGCGCCGTCGAGCTGGGCGCGCTCGGCGACGGCGCCCCTGTCCGGCTGGGCGACCTGCTCACCGACGGACCGGTGGTGGTCAACTTCTTCGCCGAGTGGTGCCAGCCGTGCCGACAGGAGATGCCCGCCTTCGAGCGCGTCCACCAGGAGCGGGGCGACGACGTGACCATCGTCGGCGTCTCGATCGACCACCAGGCCCGCCGCGGGCTGGAGGTGGTCGACGAGACCGGTGTCACCTACCCGACGTACGCCGACCCGACCGGCGAGGTGCTCGCGCTGTTCGAGGGCACCCAGATGCCGACCACCGTGTTCGTCAACCCCGACGGCTCGGTCGCCGCCACCCACATGAGGGAGCTCGAAGCGGACGACCTGCGGGCCGAGATCGACGAGCTGCTGGCGTGA
- a CDS encoding sigma-70 family RNA polymerase sigma factor, producing the protein MLLDRRAPVPEVSFEVVYEEEYEAVTRLAYLLVRSREVAEELTQDAFVRLYEYFDAVVTPAGWLRTAVVRMAITWQRRQDLERRRLAGTFDPGALGEPELDETWTAIGRLRQERQTVLVLRFYEDLSHRAIAELLGCSAATVRSRTRRALADLRREVSR; encoded by the coding sequence ATGCTGCTCGACAGGCGGGCACCGGTGCCCGAGGTCTCGTTCGAGGTCGTCTACGAGGAGGAGTACGAGGCGGTCACCCGGCTCGCGTACCTGCTGGTGCGCTCCCGTGAGGTCGCCGAGGAGCTGACGCAGGACGCTTTCGTGCGCCTCTACGAGTACTTCGACGCGGTGGTGACCCCGGCCGGCTGGCTGCGCACGGCGGTGGTGCGGATGGCGATCACGTGGCAGCGCCGGCAGGACCTGGAGCGGCGCCGGCTGGCCGGGACGTTCGACCCCGGCGCCCTTGGGGAGCCCGAGCTGGACGAGACCTGGACGGCGATCGGGCGGCTCCGGCAGGAGCGGCAGACCGTCCTCGTCCTGCGGTTCTACGAGGACCTGTCGCACCGCGCCATCGCCGAGCTCCTCGGTTGCTCCGCCGCGACCGTCCGCAGCCGCACCCGCCGGGCGCTGGCCGACCTACGACGTGAGGTGAGTCGATGA
- a CDS encoding ABC transporter permease, with product MTDLRSPETDVVEVADLVDLHPAAPELIRLPTRPAGEVDARRRRLPKGVERLAGVALLLALWELAAAAGWLRPDILAAPSAVLTVGWDLARDGTLAEALWASLQRVGWGLGLGIPLGTALALVAGLSRVGDDVVDANMQMLRFVPILGLQPLLIVWLGVGETTKITMIVLGVAFPIYVNTSAAVRAIDPGHLELATVLGLGRFDRLRRVVLPGARAGFLVGLRMATGVAWLLLVFAEQINASSGIGYLMVRAQTFFQTDVIVVCLVVYAVLGLVSDAVVRALEGRLLRWQPGR from the coding sequence ATGACCGACCTCCGCTCGCCCGAGACCGACGTGGTGGAGGTGGCCGACCTCGTCGACCTGCATCCCGCCGCCCCCGAGCTGATCCGCCTGCCCACCCGCCCCGCCGGGGAGGTGGACGCCCGACGTCGACGGCTCCCCAAGGGCGTCGAGCGGCTGGCCGGCGTGGCGTTGCTGCTGGCCCTGTGGGAGCTGGCGGCCGCGGCCGGGTGGCTGCGGCCCGACATCCTGGCGGCGCCGTCCGCGGTGCTGACCGTCGGCTGGGACCTGGCCCGCGACGGCACCCTCGCCGAGGCACTGTGGGCGTCGCTGCAGCGGGTCGGCTGGGGCCTGGGCCTCGGCATCCCGCTGGGCACGGCGCTGGCGCTCGTGGCCGGGCTGTCCCGGGTCGGCGACGACGTGGTCGACGCCAACATGCAGATGCTGCGCTTCGTGCCGATCCTCGGCCTCCAGCCGCTGCTGATCGTGTGGCTGGGCGTCGGCGAGACCACGAAGATCACCATGATCGTGCTGGGCGTCGCCTTCCCGATCTACGTCAACACCAGCGCCGCGGTGCGGGCGATCGACCCGGGGCACCTGGAGCTGGCGACCGTCCTCGGCCTCGGCCGCTTCGACCGCCTCCGCCGGGTGGTGCTGCCCGGCGCCCGGGCCGGCTTCCTGGTCGGCCTGCGGATGGCGACCGGCGTCGCCTGGCTGCTGCTGGTGTTCGCCGAGCAGATCAACGCCAGCAGCGGCATCGGCTACCTGATGGTGCGGGCCCAGACGTTCTTCCAGACCGACGTCATCGTGGTCTGCCTGGTGGTCTACGCCGTGCTCGGCCTGGTGTCGGACGCCGTCGTCCGCGCCCTGGAAGGAAGGCTCCTGCGGTGGCAACCGGGACGCTGA
- a CDS encoding ABC transporter permease, with product MTPVLLAADEPLVRWSWVGDHLDEIREAAVEHVQLTVLAVGLGFVLAMGMALLATRWHWTYGPLAGFCAVLYSIPSLALFGILVPITGLGIVPAQIALVGYTLLILLRNIVAGIDGVPAHVREAADGMGYERWRRVLRIDLPLAVPAIVAGLRIATVTTVGLVTVAALVGKGGFGDLINDGLSRDFSTPVVVGTVLSVALAIVFDVLFVLVEWLTTPWARKARRVVPIDPGRPALGAVSVAGVSREGARG from the coding sequence GTGACCCCCGTGCTGCTCGCGGCCGACGAGCCGCTGGTGCGCTGGAGCTGGGTCGGGGACCACCTCGACGAGATCCGCGAGGCCGCGGTCGAGCACGTCCAGCTCACCGTCCTCGCGGTGGGCCTCGGCTTCGTGCTGGCCATGGGCATGGCGCTGCTGGCCACCCGCTGGCACTGGACCTACGGCCCGCTGGCCGGGTTCTGTGCGGTGCTCTACTCGATCCCGAGCCTGGCGCTGTTCGGCATCCTCGTGCCGATCACCGGCCTCGGCATCGTGCCCGCCCAGATCGCCCTGGTCGGCTACACGCTGCTGATCCTGCTGCGGAACATCGTCGCCGGCATCGACGGCGTGCCCGCGCACGTGCGGGAGGCGGCCGACGGCATGGGCTACGAGCGCTGGCGCCGGGTGCTGCGCATCGACCTGCCGCTGGCCGTGCCCGCCATCGTCGCCGGCCTGCGCATCGCCACCGTGACCACGGTCGGCCTGGTGACGGTCGCCGCGCTGGTGGGCAAGGGCGGCTTCGGCGACCTGATCAACGACGGCCTGAGCCGCGACTTCTCCACGCCGGTGGTGGTGGGCACCGTGCTGTCGGTCGCGCTGGCGATCGTCTTCGACGTGCTGTTCGTGCTGGTCGAGTGGCTGACGACGCCGTGGGCCCGCAAGGCGCGGCGCGTCGTGCCGATCGACCCCGGCCGTCCCGCCCTCGGCGCCGTGTCGGTCGCCGGTGTGAGCCGGGAGGGCGCCCGTGGGTGA
- a CDS encoding ABC transporter permease: MGETWRQMWDYLGTDAAWHGRNGLPSLLWAHLQLSFASLAIAVVVALPPAIVLGHVKRGALLAVSIVNIGRAVPSFAVIALLLPFSLRWGFGLGFWPTLVALVLLAVPPIFTNTYTGIRDVPDDALEAAQGMGMQPGELVRKVEVPVAMPLILTGLRISAVQIIATATLGSLVGFRCLGSPIVAGFTRSDKGPLLAAAILVAAVALLTDGFFAQAQRWLMPWRRASPSSFDNPEVEGQTP, from the coding sequence GTGGGTGAGACCTGGCGCCAGATGTGGGACTACCTGGGCACCGACGCGGCCTGGCACGGGCGCAACGGCCTGCCGTCGCTGCTGTGGGCCCACCTGCAGCTGTCGTTCGCGTCGCTGGCGATCGCCGTGGTCGTGGCGCTGCCGCCGGCGATCGTGCTGGGTCACGTCAAGCGGGGCGCGCTGCTGGCGGTGTCGATCGTGAACATCGGCCGGGCCGTGCCGTCGTTCGCGGTGATCGCCCTGCTGCTGCCGTTCTCGCTGCGCTGGGGCTTCGGCCTCGGCTTCTGGCCGACGCTGGTGGCCCTGGTGCTGCTGGCCGTGCCCCCGATCTTCACCAACACCTACACCGGCATCCGCGACGTGCCGGACGACGCCCTCGAGGCGGCACAGGGGATGGGCATGCAGCCGGGTGAGCTGGTCCGGAAGGTGGAGGTGCCGGTGGCGATGCCGCTGATCCTCACCGGCCTGCGCATCTCCGCCGTCCAGATCATCGCCACCGCGACGCTGGGCTCCCTGGTCGGCTTCCGCTGCCTGGGCTCGCCGATCGTCGCCGGGTTCACCCGGTCCGACAAGGGCCCGCTGCTGGCCGCGGCGATCCTGGTCGCGGCGGTGGCGTTGCTGACCGACGGGTTCTTCGCCCAGGCCCAGCGGTGGCTGATGCCGTGGCGGAGGGCCAGCCCGAGCTCTTTCGACAACCCAGAAGTGGAGGGACAGACCCCATGA
- a CDS encoding ABC transporter ATP-binding protein, whose translation MATGTLTHALRRDFGDRAVLRGIDLEIATGEFVALLGRSGSGKTTLLRILAGLDSGAAGDAHVPVRRAVGFQDARLLPWMSVLGNVVLGLRGDDAEARGRAAIAEVGLSGHEHDWPKTLSGGEGQRAALARALVRAPDLLLLDEPFGALDALTRLRMHALVQELCARHRPAVLLVTHDVDEAILLADRVLVLTDGHISLDVPVDVPTPRLRSDDRFVVLRARLLTELGVEEPSPLGGNL comes from the coding sequence GTGGCAACCGGGACGCTGACCCACGCGCTGCGCCGCGACTTCGGCGACCGGGCGGTGCTGCGCGGCATCGACCTCGAGATCGCCACGGGCGAGTTCGTGGCGCTGCTGGGCCGGAGCGGGTCGGGCAAGACCACGCTGCTGCGGATCCTCGCGGGGCTCGACAGCGGGGCCGCGGGCGACGCCCACGTGCCGGTGCGACGGGCCGTCGGCTTCCAGGACGCCCGACTGCTCCCATGGATGTCGGTGCTCGGCAACGTCGTGCTCGGGCTGCGGGGCGACGACGCCGAGGCCCGCGGGCGCGCCGCGATCGCCGAGGTCGGGCTGTCCGGCCACGAGCACGACTGGCCCAAGACGCTGTCGGGCGGCGAGGGGCAGCGGGCCGCGCTGGCCCGGGCGCTGGTGCGGGCCCCCGACCTGCTGCTGCTCGACGAGCCCTTCGGGGCGCTCGATGCCCTGACCCGCCTGCGCATGCACGCGCTGGTGCAGGAGCTGTGCGCCCGGCACCGCCCGGCGGTGCTGCTGGTGACCCACGACGTCGACGAGGCGATCCTGCTGGCCGACCGGGTGCTCGTCCTCACCGACGGCCACATCTCGCTCGACGTGCCCGTCGACGTGCCCACGCCCCGCCTCCGCAGCGACGACCGGTTCGTCGTCCTGCGGGCGCGCCTGCTCACCGAGCTCGGAGTCGAAGAGCCATCACCCCTGGGAGGGAACCTGTGA
- a CDS encoding ABC transporter ATP-binding protein: MSATPDVAIRLEQLSKEYPGAARPAVDRLDLSIPTGELVALVGPSGCGKTTTLKMINRLVEPTGGTVWIHGVDARTLPAHELRRGIGYVIQQAGLFPHRSVADNIATVPELLGWKRDRIDARVDELAGLLDLDRGLLRRYPAALSGGQQQRVGVARALAADPPILLMDEPYSAVDPIVRARLQDELLHIQRTVHKTIVFVTHDIDEAIKLADRVVILNMGGILAQVGTPEELLRKPANEFVADFLGDDRGLKRLSLLTVDDVALREGPVVDLDATPDRARAVMAANNVDWVGVRDAGKLLGWVGAADLNGDPTVGAVEARPFLAVFPPGTSLKAALDGIVTSRTRVAVVVEDDERYRGMLTVDDLAEGITG; encoded by the coding sequence ATGTCGGCCACGCCAGACGTCGCCATTCGCCTCGAGCAGCTCTCGAAGGAGTACCCGGGTGCGGCGAGACCGGCAGTCGACCGGCTCGATCTGTCGATCCCCACCGGCGAGCTGGTGGCGCTGGTCGGCCCCTCCGGCTGTGGCAAGACCACGACGCTGAAGATGATCAACCGGCTCGTCGAGCCCACCGGCGGCACCGTGTGGATCCACGGCGTCGACGCCCGCACGCTGCCGGCCCACGAGCTGCGCCGCGGGATCGGCTACGTGATCCAGCAGGCGGGCCTGTTCCCGCACCGCAGCGTCGCCGACAACATCGCCACCGTCCCCGAGCTGCTGGGCTGGAAGCGCGATCGCATCGACGCCCGGGTCGACGAGCTGGCGGGCCTGCTCGACCTCGACCGCGGCCTGCTGCGCCGCTACCCGGCGGCGCTGTCGGGCGGCCAGCAGCAGCGGGTGGGCGTGGCCCGGGCGCTGGCGGCCGACCCGCCGATCCTGCTGATGGACGAGCCCTACTCGGCGGTCGACCCGATCGTGCGCGCCCGTCTGCAGGACGAGCTGCTGCACATCCAGCGGACCGTCCACAAGACCATCGTGTTCGTCACCCACGACATCGACGAGGCCATCAAGCTGGCCGACCGCGTCGTGATCCTGAACATGGGCGGCATCCTGGCGCAGGTCGGCACGCCCGAGGAGCTGTTGCGCAAGCCGGCGAACGAGTTCGTCGCCGACTTCCTGGGCGACGACCGCGGCCTCAAGCGCCTCTCGCTGCTGACCGTCGACGACGTGGCGCTGCGGGAGGGGCCGGTGGTCGACCTGGACGCCACGCCGGACCGGGCCCGGGCGGTGATGGCGGCGAACAACGTCGACTGGGTGGGCGTGCGCGACGCCGGGAAGCTGCTCGGCTGGGTCGGTGCGGCCGACCTCAACGGCGACCCGACGGTCGGCGCCGTGGAGGCCAGGCCGTTCCTGGCGGTGTTCCCGCCGGGCACGTCGCTCAAGGCCGCGCTCGACGGCATCGTCACGTCGCGGACCCGGGTCGCCGTCGTGGTGGAGGACGACGAGCGCTACCGGGGGATGCTCACCGTCGACGACCTGGCCGAGGGCATCACCGGGTGA
- a CDS encoding ABC transporter substrate-binding protein codes for MKRQRKVVAAIVVLALGLVATACGDDDDTATADREGPTVQIGAQDFGESAILAEIYKQALEADGFQADTQSLGGFRDLLFAAFESGDVNLAPDYLASEVEFLNEQAGGEPGVATSDAAATFDLLTPFLEDNDPALVAFEPSDAVNTNAFVITQETSDELGIETLSDLAEKGQDLSLGAPQDCEENAFCIPGLQEVYGLDLTPNFTPLDTGVIPTSLEEGAIDVALLFSTDGRIADEGWVLLEDDKQMLAADNVLPVATQELSDAYGADLAALLDSVSAELTTTDLTDLNKRYDIDKEDAADIAADWLSDHNLN; via the coding sequence ATGAAACGACAGCGCAAGGTGGTCGCCGCCATCGTCGTGCTCGCGCTCGGCCTGGTGGCCACGGCGTGTGGCGACGACGACGACACGGCCACGGCCGATCGGGAGGGCCCGACCGTGCAGATCGGCGCCCAGGACTTCGGCGAGTCGGCCATCCTCGCCGAGATCTACAAGCAGGCCCTCGAGGCCGACGGCTTCCAGGCCGACACCCAGTCGCTGGGCGGGTTCCGTGACCTGCTCTTCGCCGCGTTCGAGAGCGGCGACGTGAACCTGGCACCCGACTACCTGGCATCGGAGGTCGAGTTCCTCAACGAGCAGGCTGGTGGAGAGCCGGGTGTCGCCACCAGCGATGCCGCGGCGACGTTCGACCTGCTGACGCCGTTCCTGGAGGACAACGACCCCGCGCTGGTGGCGTTCGAGCCGTCGGACGCCGTCAACACCAACGCGTTCGTGATCACCCAGGAGACCTCCGACGAGCTGGGGATCGAGACGCTGTCCGACCTGGCCGAGAAGGGCCAGGACCTGTCGCTCGGCGCGCCGCAGGACTGCGAGGAGAACGCCTTCTGCATCCCGGGCCTGCAGGAGGTCTACGGCCTCGACCTGACGCCCAACTTCACGCCGCTCGACACGGGCGTGATCCCGACGTCGCTGGAGGAGGGCGCCATCGACGTGGCGCTGCTGTTCTCCACCGACGGGCGCATCGCGGACGAGGGCTGGGTCCTCCTGGAGGACGACAAGCAGATGCTCGCCGCCGACAACGTGCTGCCGGTGGCGACCCAGGAGCTGTCCGACGCCTACGGCGCGGACCTGGCCGCCCTGCTCGACAGCGTGTCGGCCGAGCTGACCACCACGGATCTCACCGACCTCAACAAGCGCTACGACATCGACAAGGAAGACGCCGCGGACATCGCCGCCGACTGGCTGTCCGACCACAACCTGAACTGA